One window of Argonema galeatum A003/A1 genomic DNA carries:
- a CDS encoding c-type heme family protein, with protein sequence MLRNLNLSKKFNLILILVVLGGITMSGLAFSAVLNEKAENEVTSKAVLLMETMSSVRNYTNNQINPLLEPRLETEAQFLPETVPAYSAREVFENFRTNSKYKDFFYKEATLNPSNLRDKADNFETQLVENLRKNTSLKELSDYREYPSGKLFYIARPIVISEQSCLRCHSTPAAAPKSQIATYGSENGFGWKLNEIIGAQVIYVPATEVINSAHRSFLLFMAIVGAAFGMAILITNILLRVAVLRPINRMVKVANEVSTGNMDAEFEQNSNDEIGTLAAAFKRMKISLSMAMNMLNQRRG encoded by the coding sequence GTGTTAAGAAATCTAAACCTCAGTAAAAAATTTAACTTGATTTTAATTTTAGTTGTTCTCGGTGGAATCACCATGAGTGGCTTGGCATTTTCTGCTGTTTTAAATGAAAAGGCAGAAAATGAAGTAACGTCCAAAGCCGTACTTCTCATGGAAACTATGAGTTCAGTGCGTAACTACACAAACAATCAAATCAATCCTCTATTAGAACCTAGATTGGAGACAGAGGCACAGTTTTTACCGGAAACAGTACCAGCGTATTCTGCTAGAGAAGTATTTGAGAATTTTCGTACCAACTCGAAATATAAAGATTTCTTTTACAAAGAAGCAACTCTCAATCCAAGCAACTTACGGGATAAAGCTGATAATTTTGAAACCCAGTTGGTCGAAAATTTACGTAAAAATACAAGTTTAAAGGAATTGAGTGACTATCGTGAATATCCCAGTGGAAAGTTATTTTACATTGCTCGACCCATTGTAATCTCGGAGCAAAGTTGCTTGCGCTGTCACAGCACTCCAGCGGCTGCGCCCAAGAGTCAGATAGCGACTTACGGCAGCGAAAATGGCTTTGGTTGGAAGTTAAATGAAATTATTGGCGCTCAGGTAATTTACGTACCAGCCACTGAAGTAATTAACAGCGCCCATCGCTCATTTTTGCTATTCATGGCAATAGTAGGGGCTGCTTTTGGGATGGCAATTTTGATTACCAATATTTTACTCAGAGTAGCGGTTCTTCGCCCCATCAACCGTATGGTTAAAGTTGCCAATGAGGTAAGCACGGGCAATATGGACGCTGAATTTGAGCAAAATTCCAACGACGAAATCGGTACGCTTGCGGCTGCTTTTAAGCGCATGAAAATTAGTCTGTCGATGGCTATGAATATGCTGAATCAACGTCGTGGCTGA
- a CDS encoding phosphate/phosphite/phosphonate ABC transporter substrate-binding protein: protein MLSRRLLLAQILMFLAGCASVNDRPGKNLEKLIIGVVSDGEGPRSTEKYDRLIAYLESQTRTLIELEPAYNEIKAVEQIKRQNWDLAFASPGLAAIAIAKAQYLPLFPLQGISSLQSVFAVLNESRIKQLADLARKKVALGQPGSATGYYVPLNELRGTTLAEVRLAPTPRTVLEWIAKGEVAAGALSREAFDRYRSEFSSTNFRIIHASPKIPAGAVLIGPKVERNQQELIKKVMSNVSPELAQEAGYIPNAKAPNYDSLIALIQKVESLEARLQKKPVRL from the coding sequence ATGCTTTCACGCCGTTTACTTCTAGCTCAAATACTGATGTTTTTGGCGGGTTGTGCCTCCGTCAACGACCGCCCAGGCAAAAATTTAGAAAAATTAATAATTGGGGTAGTTTCCGATGGGGAAGGCCCCCGTTCTACTGAAAAATACGATCGCTTAATTGCTTATTTAGAAAGCCAGACAAGAACCTTGATTGAACTAGAGCCTGCCTATAACGAAATCAAGGCAGTTGAGCAGATAAAACGCCAAAATTGGGATTTAGCGTTTGCTTCCCCTGGGTTAGCAGCTATTGCGATCGCCAAAGCACAGTATTTACCCTTATTCCCGCTACAGGGAATTAGCAGTTTGCAGTCTGTATTCGCCGTACTTAACGAAAGTCGAATTAAACAGCTAGCTGACTTGGCTAGAAAGAAAGTTGCTTTGGGTCAACCGGGTTCTGCGACTGGATATTATGTGCCTCTGAACGAGCTGCGCGGTACTACTCTAGCAGAAGTGCGCTTAGCACCTACACCACGAACAGTTCTGGAGTGGATAGCCAAAGGAGAGGTTGCTGCTGGCGCTTTGTCGAGAGAGGCATTCGATCGCTATCGCTCAGAGTTTAGTTCCACAAACTTTCGGATTATTCATGCGAGTCCTAAAATTCCTGCGGGAGCAGTTTTGATCGGCCCCAAAGTTGAACGCAACCAACAAGAACTGATTAAAAAAGTGATGAGTAATGTGTCTCCAGAACTGGCTCAAGAGGCTGGTTACATACCAAACGCTAAAGCGCCCAATTATGATTCTTTGATCGCTCTGATTCAAAAAGTAGAATCTCTGGAAGCGCGGCTACAAAAAAAGCCTGTGCGTTTGTAA
- a CDS encoding Uma2 family endonuclease has protein sequence MLTQTQQRLSTLEEYRKLEETAEIRSEYHDGEIIPMTGGTINHNRIIRNLGRVLGNLVRGKEYEIFLSDLRLWIPVYRRGFYPDVMAIAGQPILNEGRKDEVTNPSLIVEVLSNSTSDFDRGKKFRFYRSIPTLREYLLIDQYEYSVEQYVKNESEKWLFQEYEGADANISLVSLEVEMSMSDIYEGVTFEDEVIE, from the coding sequence ATGTTAACTCAAACTCAACAACGCTTATCTACTTTAGAAGAGTATCGGAAGTTAGAAGAAACTGCTGAGATCAGAAGTGAATATCATGATGGAGAAATTATCCCAATGACAGGTGGCACGATTAATCATAACCGGATTATCCGTAATTTGGGTAGGGTATTAGGCAATTTGGTTCGGGGAAAAGAATACGAAATTTTCTTGAGCGATTTGCGGTTATGGATTCCTGTATATCGGCGGGGTTTCTATCCTGATGTGATGGCGATCGCGGGTCAGCCAATTCTGAATGAAGGGCGCAAAGATGAGGTGACCAATCCTTCACTGATTGTGGAAGTGCTTTCTAATTCTACGAGTGATTTTGACAGAGGTAAGAAGTTTCGTTTCTATCGGTCTATTCCTACATTACGTGAGTATTTGCTGATTGACCAGTATGAGTATTCAGTGGAACAATATGTCAAAAATGAATCAGAAAAGTGGTTATTTCAGGAGTACGAAGGTGCAGATGCTAATATTTCTTTGGTTTCGCTAGAAGTAGAGATGTCGATGAGCGATATTTATGAGGGTGTAACATTCGAGGATGAAGTTATTGAATAA
- a CDS encoding Uma2 family endonuclease, translating into MLTQTQQHLSTLEEYRKLEETADFRSEYHDGEIIAMTGGTINHNRIIGNMYAYLKSALRGKNAEVFMSDLRLWIPVYRRGFYPDVMAIAGQPILNEGRKDEVINPSLIVEVLSNSTRDFDRGKKFRFYRSIPTLREYLLIDQYEYSVEQYVKNESEKWLFQEYEGANANVSLVSLEVEMLMSDIYEGVTFEDEVPE; encoded by the coding sequence ATGTTAACTCAAACTCAACAACACTTATCCACTTTAGAAGAGTATCGAAAGTTAGAAGAAACTGCTGACTTCCGAAGTGAATATCATGATGGAGAAATTATCGCTATGACAGGTGGCACGATTAATCATAACCGGATTATAGGCAATATGTATGCCTATTTGAAATCAGCTTTGCGCGGAAAAAATGCCGAAGTATTTATGAGCGATTTACGGTTATGGATTCCTGTATATCGGCGGGGTTTCTATCCTGATGTGATGGCGATCGCGGGTCAGCCAATTCTGAATGAAGGGCGCAAAGACGAGGTGATCAATCCTTCACTTATTGTGGAAGTGCTTTCTAATTCGACGCGGGATTTTGACAGAGGTAAGAAATTTCGTTTCTATCGGTCTATTCCTACATTGCGTGAGTATTTACTGATAGACCAGTATGAGTATTCGGTGGAACAATATGTCAAAAATGAATCAGAAAAGTGGTTATTCCAGGAGTACGAAGGTGCAAATGCTAATGTTTCTTTGGTTTCGCTAGAAGTAGAGATGTTGATGAGTGATATTTATGAGGGTGTAACATTTGAGGATGAAGTTCCTGAATAA
- a CDS encoding GDSL-type esterase/lipase family protein, which yields MFFQLADRILNMKNRRLLNFFVLMFCSLLVFTSCGDNLASMKNLKLGAGKQVIVLGDSIASGYGVAETEAFPSVLSRQLGLPIVNRGVSGDTTAAGLSRLQTDVITGEPWLVIVELGGNDFLQKIPKAQTEQNLRQIVTTIQDKGGIVVLLGINIGLTKDTYQEIYDRIAKDTHAYLIPQIFKGILDDTRYRQDDVIHPNSAGHEILATRIAKDLQPLLAKATWPSALAKYKKVT from the coding sequence ATGTTTTTTCAGCTAGCCGATCGCATTTTAAATATGAAAAACCGCCGACTGTTAAATTTCTTTGTTTTGATGTTCTGTTCCCTGCTTGTCTTCACCAGTTGTGGCGACAATCTCGCTTCTATGAAAAACCTCAAACTTGGCGCGGGTAAACAAGTCATCGTTTTGGGGGATAGCATCGCTTCAGGATATGGCGTAGCAGAGACAGAGGCGTTTCCCAGCGTCCTCAGTCGCCAGCTAGGTTTGCCAATCGTAAATCGCGGTGTCAGCGGCGATACAACCGCAGCGGGACTAAGCCGTCTGCAAACTGATGTGATTACCGGAGAACCTTGGTTAGTCATTGTGGAATTAGGTGGAAACGATTTTCTGCAAAAAATCCCAAAAGCTCAAACAGAACAAAATTTACGGCAAATTGTCACAACTATTCAAGATAAAGGAGGGATTGTCGTTCTTTTGGGCATAAATATCGGCCTGACTAAAGACACATATCAAGAAATATACGATCGTATTGCCAAAGACACCCACGCTTATCTGATTCCTCAAATTTTCAAAGGAATTTTGGATGATACCCGTTATCGACAAGATGATGTTATCCATCCAAATTCAGCCGGACATGAAATTTTAGCTACTCGCATTGCTAAAGATTTACAACCGTTGTTGGCAAAAGCTACTTGGCCTTCTGCATTGGCGAAGTACAAAAAAGTAACATAG
- a CDS encoding DNA-3-methyladenine glycosylase family protein — translation METISQSELKMDYAIALSTLKQSDPILATLIERVGACQLYEVQLSGDLLFSLSRSIFYQQLSTKAATTIHRRFLQLYPDTPFPSALDILNTPDEVLRGVGISRPKILYLKNLAQKVLDGLPTLAFFEEMDDESIIQTLTPLKGVGRWTVQMLLIFRLHRLDVLAVDDLGIRAGIRRLYNLAELPDKKTVERFGQKWQPYRSIASWYLWRSLEIYS, via the coding sequence ATGGAAACGATTTCTCAGTCTGAGTTGAAGATGGATTACGCGATCGCACTTTCCACTCTCAAACAATCCGATCCTATCTTGGCAACCCTAATTGAACGAGTTGGTGCTTGCCAACTCTACGAGGTACAGTTGTCTGGAGACTTGCTGTTTTCCTTATCGCGATCGATCTTCTACCAACAACTCTCCACGAAAGCCGCCACAACCATTCATCGTAGATTTCTCCAGCTTTATCCTGACACACCCTTTCCCAGCGCATTGGATATCCTCAACACACCCGACGAAGTGTTGCGGGGTGTAGGAATTTCGCGTCCCAAAATCCTCTATTTGAAAAACCTTGCTCAGAAAGTGCTGGATGGATTGCCGACTCTGGCTTTCTTTGAGGAAATGGATGACGAATCTATTATCCAGACTCTAACGCCGCTGAAAGGAGTTGGACGCTGGACAGTGCAAATGCTGCTGATTTTCCGTCTGCATCGATTGGATGTGCTGGCTGTTGATGACTTGGGTATTCGTGCTGGAATTCGCCGACTCTATAACTTGGCAGAACTTCCCGATAAAAAGACTGTAGAGCGTTTCGGGCAAAAGTGGCAGCCCTATCGATCGATCGCTTCTTGGTATCTGTGGCGTAGTCTGGAAATTTATAGCTAG
- a CDS encoding Rieske 2Fe-2S domain-containing protein yields the protein MGTLERKGVAAVQLDLTQLALDESFAREISTDEMPAGGNDPNRFDWKEAWYPVHYVQDLDKSKPTPFTLLGRDIVIWWDKNTSSWSVFEDKCPHRLAPLSEGRIAQDGLLECPYHGWAFSGDGSCDRIPQQLDGAKAENSQRACVASLPTCDRQGLLFVYPGKPENAAKTKVPLVNLLDESPQDWICLNTFRDLPYDALTLLENVLDASHVSYTHHGTVGNRTNAGPVELEVKESGKQGFQGIWEEGPRRGTLGRQDTTFVAPALMWHDLTSKQFGRTLTVVYATPIRKGECRLFARFPFQFSSKIPAFFMKLTPRWYSHIGQNGVLEDDQIFLHYQERYLEASGGSANFAKAFYLPTKADRFVSELRKWVNNYNADPFPGASLPPPLPKEKLMDRYYSHTQKCASCSAALVKIQQIRMWFAIIGAIVWAIAPLLAVYLENALLPVAIAIAVSLGFGALWFRLGKLQRQFYEGRHIPPRNLPEKIRP from the coding sequence ATGGGAACATTAGAGAGGAAAGGTGTTGCGGCTGTGCAATTAGATCTAACTCAGTTGGCCCTAGATGAGAGCTTTGCCAGAGAGATCTCAACCGACGAGATGCCCGCTGGTGGCAACGATCCAAATCGTTTTGATTGGAAAGAAGCGTGGTATCCCGTTCATTACGTGCAAGACTTGGACAAGTCGAAACCGACGCCTTTCACTCTGCTAGGCAGAGATATTGTCATTTGGTGGGATAAAAATACTTCCTCCTGGAGCGTATTTGAGGACAAATGTCCCCACCGCCTTGCACCTCTGTCAGAGGGTAGGATTGCCCAGGATGGGCTTTTAGAGTGTCCGTACCACGGTTGGGCTTTTTCGGGGGATGGCAGTTGCGATCGCATCCCACAGCAGCTTGATGGTGCCAAAGCGGAGAATTCTCAACGCGCCTGTGTGGCTTCCCTACCTACGTGCGATCGCCAGGGACTGTTGTTTGTGTACCCCGGTAAGCCGGAAAATGCCGCTAAAACCAAAGTTCCTCTAGTCAATTTGCTAGATGAATCTCCCCAGGATTGGATTTGCCTCAACACCTTTAGGGATCTGCCTTATGATGCGCTTACACTCCTAGAAAACGTGCTGGATGCCAGTCATGTTTCCTACACTCACCACGGCACCGTAGGAAACAGGACTAATGCTGGCCCAGTCGAACTTGAGGTCAAAGAATCTGGCAAACAAGGCTTCCAAGGAATATGGGAAGAAGGGCCGCGACGAGGAACCTTGGGGCGGCAGGACACCACGTTCGTCGCGCCTGCTTTGATGTGGCACGACCTCACCTCCAAGCAGTTTGGCAGAACGCTGACCGTCGTCTACGCTACTCCTATTCGCAAAGGGGAATGTAGACTGTTTGCCCGCTTTCCCTTCCAGTTTTCCTCGAAAATACCTGCCTTTTTCATGAAGCTGACGCCGCGCTGGTACTCTCACATCGGACAGAATGGCGTCTTGGAAGATGACCAGATTTTCTTGCACTATCAGGAACGTTATCTGGAGGCGTCCGGCGGTAGCGCCAACTTTGCCAAGGCGTTCTATTTGCCGACAAAGGCCGATCGCTTTGTGTCAGAGTTACGTAAATGGGTGAATAACTACAATGCCGACCCATTTCCCGGTGCCAGCTTACCGCCACCTTTGCCCAAGGAAAAGCTGATGGATCGGTATTATTCCCATACACAGAAGTGTGCTAGCTGTAGTGCCGCCCTAGTTAAAATTCAGCAGATCAGGATGTGGTTTGCGATAATTGGTGCGATCGTTTGGGCGATCGCGCCACTTCTGGCTGTCTACCTGGAAAATGCCCTTTTGCCTGTAGCGATCGCGATCGCGGTGAGCCTTGGCTTCGGTGCCTTGTGGTTCCGGCTAGGCAAGCTTCAGAGGCAGTTTTACGAGGGTCGGCATATACCGCCGCGCAACCTGCCTGAGAAAATCCGGCCTTAA
- a CDS encoding AAA family ATPase — MLESDKVQSSAEGKIKLREAYKNKNPKLTIAQLAEKASVSEDTIKRLLGTKECPNGVERWQVSQIAKVLEIEPTEIVDPKDWYPQQINQEFDALIQEKIRRFCGRTFVFDTFEKFLKDNPSGYFTVVGDAGMGKSAIAAKYVDKYQSPCYFNILAERRNRPELFLQSIRQQLINRYELREAKEDNLPTLLAKVSQKIPAGERLVIVVDALDEVEQEPGGNLLHLPTTLPDRVYFLLTRRPYTLETKRLFVSPGVVMKELDLRGEDYVNFSREDVKEYIRLFLYEDSEYKDGLRKWIQERHIAAELFVEQVADKSKNNFMYLRYILPTIAKGEYDDLSLRQLPDGLVNYYQNHWVRMGMQTKEMRKNAIILYLLVVAGKPITCDSIARITKRDKYEVLEVLENKDWFELLRRQQLKGETCYTIYHQSFADFLRDKPTLKRNEILLDDIQRLLSDGNDRIWEEIEEDEEEKIEEDEEEDENE, encoded by the coding sequence ATGCTGGAATCTGATAAAGTGCAATCAAGTGCAGAGGGGAAAATTAAACTCAGGGAAGCTTATAAAAATAAAAATCCCAAGTTGACCATAGCGCAACTGGCGGAAAAAGCTTCTGTCTCTGAAGATACCATTAAGCGATTACTTGGGACAAAAGAATGCCCTAACGGGGTGGAAAGATGGCAAGTTAGTCAGATTGCCAAAGTTTTGGAAATCGAACCAACCGAAATAGTTGACCCGAAAGACTGGTATCCCCAGCAGATTAACCAGGAATTTGACGCACTGATTCAAGAAAAGATTCGCAGATTTTGCGGTCGAACATTTGTATTTGATACTTTTGAAAAATTTCTCAAAGATAATCCCTCCGGTTATTTTACCGTCGTAGGTGATGCGGGAATGGGGAAAAGTGCCATTGCTGCGAAGTATGTTGATAAATACCAATCTCCCTGCTATTTTAATATTTTGGCAGAACGGCGCAATCGCCCGGAACTATTTCTGCAAAGTATTCGCCAACAACTGATTAATCGTTACGAATTGAGGGAGGCGAAAGAAGATAATTTACCGACTTTGTTGGCGAAAGTTAGTCAAAAAATTCCTGCTGGGGAACGGTTGGTGATTGTAGTTGATGCGCTGGATGAAGTGGAACAAGAACCGGGAGGTAATCTATTACATTTACCGACAACTTTGCCGGATAGGGTTTATTTTCTGTTAACTAGACGACCTTATACTCTGGAAACAAAGCGTTTGTTTGTATCGCCGGGAGTGGTGATGAAGGAATTAGATTTAAGGGGAGAGGATTATGTGAATTTTAGCCGGGAAGATGTGAAAGAGTATATTCGCTTATTTCTCTATGAAGACTCAGAATATAAGGATGGGTTGAGAAAATGGATTCAAGAACGCCATATCGCTGCTGAACTTTTTGTTGAGCAGGTGGCGGATAAGAGCAAAAACAATTTTATGTATCTCCGCTATATTTTACCGACGATTGCTAAAGGTGAATATGATGACTTGAGTTTAAGGCAATTGCCGGATGGTCTTGTAAATTATTATCAAAACCATTGGGTGCGGATGGGGATGCAAACCAAAGAAATGCGGAAAAATGCCATCATCCTCTATCTACTTGTAGTGGCGGGTAAGCCGATTACCTGCGATTCTATTGCTCGGATAACCAAGCGAGATAAATATGAAGTTTTGGAGGTATTGGAAAATAAGGATTGGTTTGAGTTGCTGAGAAGACAGCAGCTAAAGGGGGAAACTTGTTATACAATTTATCACCAAAGTTTTGCCGATTTTCTGCGAGATAAGCCCACTCTGAAGAGAAATGAGATTCTGTTGGATGATATTCAACGCCTTCTTTCCGATGGTAATGACCGCATTTGGGAAGAAATAGAAGAAGATGAGGAAGAAAAAATAGAAGAAGATGAGGAAGAGGATGAAAATGAGTAG
- a CDS encoding WD40 repeat domain-containing protein, with the protein MSRLAKRLAKMSPSDQRLFLDDPSTKAKTGQLEKLYQILTQFDFLAAKINHPEFGVQSLMADYDLLDDAEVLTHPEYNSEKVKALKLIQGALGLSARILNQDKTQLAIQLCGRLASLKMPEIQELLVQAKPSKTPWFRPLKNYLTSPTARLLFTFKGHSDSVRAVAITPDGKKAISGSDDKTLKLWNLETGSELFTFNGHSGWVRAVAITPDGKKAISGSDDKTLKLW; encoded by the coding sequence ATGAGTAGACTTGCTAAGAGATTAGCAAAAATGTCCCCCAGCGACCAGCGACTCTTCCTCGATGACCCCAGTACCAAGGCGAAGACAGGACAGTTAGAAAAGCTTTACCAAATTTTGACTCAGTTTGACTTTTTAGCAGCAAAGATTAATCATCCTGAGTTTGGCGTGCAATCTCTGATGGCTGATTATGATTTGCTGGATGATGCAGAAGTTTTAACTCATCCTGAGTACAACTCTGAGAAAGTAAAAGCGCTGAAATTGATACAAGGGGCGCTGGGACTTTCTGCCCGTATTTTGAATCAAGATAAGACACAGCTTGCAATTCAATTGTGCGGGCGTTTGGCTAGTTTGAAAATGCCAGAAATTCAGGAACTCCTTGTCCAGGCAAAGCCGAGTAAAACTCCTTGGTTTCGCCCCTTAAAAAATTACTTAACTTCCCCAACTGCGCGGTTGCTGTTTACTTTTAAAGGTCATAGCGACTCGGTAAGAGCAGTCGCCATCACACCGGATGGGAAAAAAGCGATTTCTGGTTCTGATGACAAAACTCTCAAACTGTGGAATTTGGAAACAGGGTCGGAACTGTTTACTTTTAATGGTCATAGCGGTTGGGTAAGAGCAGTCGCCATCACACCGGATGGGAAAAAAGCGATTTCTGGTTCTGATGACAAAACTCTCAAACTGTGGA
- a CDS encoding WD40 repeat domain-containing protein: protein LETGSELFTFNGYSGWVRAVAITPDGKKAISGSYDKTLKLWNLETGKEIATFTAEYPINCCAIASDGVTIVVGEKWGQVYFLRLEGIEK, encoded by the coding sequence ATTTGGAAACAGGGTCGGAACTGTTTACTTTTAATGGTTATAGCGGTTGGGTAAGAGCAGTCGCCATCACACCGGATGGGAAAAAAGCGATTTCTGGTTCTTATGACAAAACTCTCAAACTGTGGAATTTGGAAACAGGGAAAGAAATTGCCACTTTCACTGCTGAGTATCCAATAAATTGCTGCGCGATTGCATCGGATGGAGTGACAATTGTGGTGGGTGAAAAATGGGGACAGGTGTATTTTTTGCGCCTGGAAGGAATAGAAAAATAA
- a CDS encoding AAA family ATPase: MNTTPLSPTTYPTEFRQIISEKSANFVGREFVFSAINNFLSRQNRGYFTILGAPGSGKSAILAKYVSENPQVIYYNAGVAGKNRAEEFLAIVCSELLRRIGNGNASEESWSLSLLLQKISDLLSPDERLIIAIDALDRIDANHQPPGTNLFYLPRYLPDKVYFILTRRPFLREKSGLLIEAPFQILDLSAYPQENREDVRNYINTYLSATPTPPFLRGVGGDLNINQQEFIEQLIAESDNNFMYLSQILPVIAEKLVAGSLGEELKNPFSPKETGFLTPGLAAYYQNHWQQMIGNTLDAIELAVIKILSQQKQPISAELIAEMINEDEYDVEEVLENWREFLHQEIIRGENCYSFYHSKFRDWLSQNTSP, translated from the coding sequence ATGAACACCACACCTCTATCCCCAACTACCTACCCAACCGAATTTAGGCAAATAATTAGCGAAAAAAGCGCTAATTTTGTCGGTCGCGAATTCGTCTTTTCTGCCATTAACAACTTTCTTTCTCGCCAAAACCGAGGTTACTTTACGATTCTCGGCGCACCCGGTAGCGGCAAAAGTGCAATCCTCGCCAAATATGTGAGCGAAAATCCCCAAGTTATCTATTACAATGCGGGAGTTGCGGGAAAAAATCGCGCTGAAGAATTTCTCGCGATTGTTTGTAGTGAATTGCTGCGGCGAATCGGGAATGGGAACGCATCAGAGGAGAGTTGGTCGCTTTCTCTGTTACTTCAGAAAATCAGCGATTTACTATCACCCGATGAACGGTTGATAATTGCCATTGATGCTTTAGATAGGATTGATGCTAACCACCAACCCCCAGGCACAAATTTATTTTATCTGCCCAGATATCTACCCGATAAAGTTTATTTTATTCTGACTCGTCGCCCGTTTTTGCGTGAGAAATCTGGTTTATTAATTGAAGCACCTTTTCAAATTTTGGATTTGTCAGCATACCCGCAGGAAAATCGGGAAGATGTGCGAAATTATATCAATACTTACCTTTCCGCAACTCCAACTCCCCCCTTCTTAAGGGGGGTTGGGGGGGATCTCAATATCAATCAACAAGAATTCATCGAACAGCTTATCGCCGAAAGCGATAATAACTTCATGTATCTGAGTCAAATATTACCTGTTATTGCTGAGAAATTGGTTGCAGGGTCTTTGGGTGAGGAACTCAAAAACCCGTTTTCTCCTAAAGAAACCGGGTTTCTTACCCCAGGTTTAGCAGCATATTACCAAAATCATTGGCAACAAATGATAGGTAATACTTTGGATGCGATTGAATTAGCCGTAATCAAGATTTTGTCGCAGCAAAAACAACCAATTTCAGCAGAATTAATTGCAGAAATGATAAATGAAGATGAATATGATGTAGAAGAAGTGTTGGAAAATTGGCGGGAATTCTTACATCAGGAAATAATAAGAGGAGAAAATTGTTATAGTTTTTATCATTCTAAGTTTCGGGACTGGCTGAGCCAAAATACCTCACCCTGA
- a CDS encoding alanine--glyoxylate aminotransferase family protein has protein sequence MTLTSSINNSQRLQLAPLEIPTRLLLGPGPSNAHPAVLQAMNTPPVGHLDPAFLALMDEIQSLLRYVWQTENPLTIAVSGTGSAAMEGTIANVTEPGDVVLVGVSGYFGNRLVDMAGRYGADVRTITKPWGQVFTLTELRTALETHRPAILALVHAETSTGARQPLSGVGDLCREFDCLLLLDTVTSLGGVPIFLDEWGVDLAYSCSQKGLGCPPGASPFTMSPRAVEKLQQRRNKVANWYLDMTLLSKYWGKERIYHHTAPINLYYALREALRLVAEEGVENSWQRHQKNVEYLWQGLEDLGLSLHVQREFRLPTLTTVCIPEGVDGKAVSRQLLTEYGIEIGGGLGELAGKVWRVGLMGFNSRKENVDRLLEALRQVLPK, from the coding sequence ATGACCCTAACATCCTCAATTAACAACAGTCAGCGACTTCAACTCGCTCCCTTGGAAATCCCGACTCGTCTGCTGCTTGGCCCAGGCCCCTCCAATGCCCATCCAGCCGTCCTGCAAGCGATGAATACTCCCCCCGTAGGACACCTCGACCCGGCATTTCTGGCGCTGATGGATGAGATCCAGAGCTTGCTGCGCTACGTTTGGCAGACGGAAAACCCGCTCACGATCGCAGTTAGCGGTACGGGAAGCGCCGCAATGGAAGGAACGATCGCCAACGTCACCGAACCGGGCGATGTCGTTTTGGTTGGTGTCAGCGGATACTTCGGCAATCGCCTCGTCGATATGGCGGGACGATACGGCGCGGACGTGCGAACCATTACCAAACCGTGGGGACAAGTCTTTACCCTAACCGAATTGCGGACAGCGCTAGAAACTCACCGTCCGGCTATCCTGGCTTTAGTCCATGCGGAAACATCCACAGGGGCGCGTCAACCTTTGTCAGGAGTGGGTGACCTGTGTCGCGAATTTGACTGTCTCCTGTTGCTGGATACGGTAACCAGTCTGGGCGGCGTTCCCATATTTCTAGATGAGTGGGGAGTCGATCTAGCTTATAGTTGCAGTCAGAAAGGGTTGGGTTGTCCTCCCGGTGCTTCCCCATTTACGATGAGTCCCCGTGCAGTAGAGAAATTACAGCAACGTCGCAATAAAGTTGCCAACTGGTATCTGGATATGACGTTATTGTCTAAGTACTGGGGAAAGGAACGCATCTATCACCACACAGCCCCCATTAACTTGTACTATGCTCTGCGGGAAGCCCTGCGTTTAGTTGCCGAAGAAGGTGTGGAAAACTCTTGGCAGCGTCATCAAAAGAATGTGGAGTATCTTTGGCAGGGATTGGAAGACTTGGGACTCTCCCTCCACGTCCAGCGAGAGTTTCGCCTGCCAACCCTAACTACTGTCTGCATTCCAGAGGGTGTAGATGGGAAGGCAGTATCGCGCCAGTTGCTTACTGAATACGGCATTGAGATTGGCGGCGGACT